The Triticum urartu cultivar G1812 unplaced genomic scaffold, Tu2.1 TuUngrouped_contig_3156, whole genome shotgun sequence genomic sequence GGTGAAGCATGGCGTCGATCTCGTCGCCTTCCTCCATCTCCAGCTGAAACAGTTTGCAAAGAATACATCAACGACGGCACAGACCATCAACCTAGTGAATGTTAAGGTTCTAATGTTAGGCATGCTGGCAAAAAGTTGAACAGCATACCTCATCAGGGGTCTGCTCACCACGGAGCCTACGACCATCGAAAAGGAAAGCAATGGAGTTGAGATCCACAGACTGACGGTCGCAGTAGGCGTTCATCAGCTTC encodes the following:
- the LOC125527180 gene encoding small ubiquitin-related modifier 1, producing SVLQDGNEVFFRIKRSTQLKKLMNAYCDRQSVDLNSIAFLFDGRRLRGEQTPDELEMEEGDEIDAMLHQTGGCFPRP